From the genome of Acinetobacter sp. TR3:
CGCAAACGCTCAGTCGAAGATGAAAGACAGGTTATTATTTCTCTTACACCACAAGGTCATACTTTAAAATTAGAAGCAGTCGATATTCCATCCAAAATTTCAGAAGCAGCGGCCTGTTCAACCACATCACTTAAAGAGCTTAAAGATCAGCTTGCGACATTACGTCACCATCTCACGCAATAGAACCTAAGTTTACAAATCGATAACTTGCATTCCCAAATATATCGTGTACGATTTAATTGTACACAATATTTATTCGGGAATAAAAATCATGTCTCTAGAACAAGTCGTTTATCGCGCAAAAGCAAAAGCTACAGGTGGTCGTGATGGTCGTGCAACTTCATCAGACGGTGTCTTAGATGTAAAATTAGGTGTGCCAAAAGAAATGGGCGGTGCTGGTGGTGAAGTTACCAATCCTGAACAGCTTTTTGCGGCGGGTTATTCAGCATGTTTCTTAGGTGCAATGAAATTTGTTGCAAATCGAGATAAATTCAAAATTACGAAAGATGCTTATGTTGAAGGTGAAGTGGGAATTGGTCCAATTCCAAATGGCTTTGGTATCGAAGTCACTTTAAATGTTTATCTAATTGGTATGGAACAAGCAGAAGCTGAACAACTGGTTGCCGCTGCACACATTGTTTGTCCATATTCAAACGCAACTCGTGGCAATATTGATGTGAATTTTAATATCGTAACCACTGAATAAATATTTCAGATTTTATAAAAAAAACAGCATGGTGATCCATGCTGTTTTTTACTTATATCATCTTTACACTTCCGCAGCTTCATTCGTCACACGCAATACTTCTTCTAATGTGGTTTTTCCAGCTAACACTTTCAATAAACCATCATCACGAATCGAAGCAGCATGACGACGCGCATGATTTTCTAATTCAAACTCAGCTGCATTACCATGAATCAAACGGCGCATCGACTCATCTACTGGCACAATTTCATAAATTGCAGTTCGTCCGCTAAAGCCAACATGTGAACATTTTTCACAACCATGCGGTTCAGGCAACTGCATATATTCATCAACTTTGAGATGCTGAAACACTTGTCGCTCAAAATCATCAGCTTTTCGCCAAGTCACGCAATGTGGACACAAGGTCCGAACAAGACGTTGCGCAATAACACCTATCAAAGAACTTGCCAACAAGAATGGTTCGATCCCCATGTCTTTTAAACGTGTTACCGCACCAATTGCCGTATTGGTATGCAGTGTTGATAGCACTAAGTGACCCGTTAAAGAGGCTTGTACCGCAATTTCAGCAGTTTCAAGATCACGAATCTCACCCACCATCACCACATCTGGATCTTGGCGTAGCATCGCTTTTAATGCACGTGCAAAGGTCATATCGACTTTAGTATTGACCTGCGTTTGACCAATCCCCTCCAATTGATATTCAATCGGATCTTCGGCAGTCAAAATATTACGTGTATTGTCATTAAGATCAGACAATGCAGCATACAAGGTTGTGGTTTTACCCGAACCTGTTGGGCCTGTCACCAAGATAATGCCATGTGGGCGATGTACCAATTGCGTTAAACGCTCATAGTCATTTTTCATTAAACCAAGATGAGTCATGTTTAAACGCCCAGCTTGCTTGTCTAGTAAACGCATGACCACTCGTTCACCATGCGAAGAAGGTAAAGTCGATACACGTACATCCACTTCACGTCCCGCTAAACGTAATGAAATACGTCCATCTTGTGGAACTCGCTTTTCAGCAATATCCAGTTTCGCCATGACTTTAATACGTGATACCAATAATGGCGCAAGTTCACGGCGTGGCTGTACAATTTCACGCAGTTGACCATCGACACGTAAACGTACCGAAAGTTTTTTCTCAAAGGCTTCAATATGAATATCAGATGCGCTGACACGAATCGCTTCAGACAATAAGGCATTAATTAGGCGAACAATTGGTGCATCATCTTCTTGATCCATCAAGTCTTCAGCTTCAGGCACTTGGTCTGCCAAACTTAATAAATCTGGATGATCTTCTAGACCCGCAGCCACTTGTTGTGACTCACCTGTATCCCCTGCATAACTCGAACTCAATAGAGCATGGAACTCTTGATCAGTACATAATTGATCGTGAGCCGATTTCCCCAAAATTCGACGTGCTTCCTGCAAAGCAATACGCGCGGTGTCCTTCCGTCGCACAATAAAAATTTGGTCACCTTCATAACGTAATAAAACGCCATGTCGTTTAGCAAAACTATAAGGAATTTGTATTTGTTTAAGTATTTGCATCACACAAATAATGATAAGAGAAAGTATTGAGTGTACTCTAAGCAGATTACAGCGTGAAGTCTGTTTAGCATACTCACACAGGAATTTTGCATCTTGTCTCAAAATAATCAATATCAAGCTCCCCATTCTGACACTTTGAAATGGTGGGGCGAACAACAATTCGAAATTCAACAGGCCAAAGCGTGGCAATTCGGTTCATTGCTCTTTCGTCTCACTCGCGGCATCAAAGAGTGGCGTTTGGAATATCATCGCCCTCAATTTCAGTATGACTACGAGCAGCAGTGGCGAATATTGAATGATATTGAATTTGCCATGCCACCTCCTGCAAAAATTGAACGTTATATGTTTCACAAAACCAATGGCATCTTTCATTTGATGCCTCGCTTGGCGGATCGCTCAGTGGTGATTCGACCTGTTGACCCGATTTATATTCCTGCCGGCCAGCGTGGAACCTTATATATCAGTACACCCTTGTGGATTGCGGGTTTGGTTGACGGTCTTTCTGAGCCCTTATTTGATATTCCCGTGATTCAACCGAAAGACACTTGGTTTGGTAAAGACCCACAAAATGGTGAGATCTGCTACGCAACTTCTGTAGATGGTCGTATTGATTTGAATCTACTCAAACCGCGTGCTTTTCGCGCAGTCACTCCAATTGAGTTCCACAATACCAGTCATCACCAATTGCGTTTTGACCGTATGAATGTCCCCGTCCCTGCGTTGCCTTTATTTTATAGTGAAAGTACAGGTCGTTTATGGACTTCACAAATCAAAGTCTATTATGAAGGTACGGATCATCCAGCACGTATTCGGATTGAGAATAAAACCCCAACTCAAGCAGGTGAAGTGATTTATGTACATCCTCCTCGTGCGCCTGGCAGTACCTTATTCAATATGTTTGATTCATTCTTTTAAGAGGTTGCTATGCCCGACTCAAATATTCCAAAGGATGTTGCTAGTAGCCTCACCAGTATTTTCACCAATATTAACTTCGAACGTTTAAGTGAAATCGTTGTTGCGATTATTTTAGCGTTTATTGGTTTTGTAATCGCAAGACTGGTATCGAATGCCTTCATTCGTACAATTGGAAATCGTTTTAATGCCCATCAACGCTTGCTATGGCGTAGAGGGATTTTTTATTTTATTTTCCTGTTATTTATTATGACCAGCTTAAGAGAGGCTGGATTTAAACTCAGCGTGTTCTTGGGTGCAGCAGGAATTCTGACCGTTGCTTTGGGTTTTGCATCACAAACATCGGCAACCAATTTGATCAGTGGTTTATTTTTGATCGGAGAAGGTTCATTTGAAGTTGGTGATACGATTCAAATTACCTTAATTCGCGGACAAACGATTGAAGGACAAGTCATTTCAATTGACCTCCTCTCAGTTAAATTGCTAACACTAGATAATGTGTATATTCGTCTACCAAACGAACAATTGATTCGAACACCCGTCATGAATTTATCAAAATACCCAATACGGCGTATTCCAATTACATTGGCGATCAATTTCCATGAAGACATTATCAAAGTACGACAAGTACTTTTAGATGTTGCTGCTAAATATCCTTTGGTCATGGATGATCCGAAAGCAACCGTTACCGTAACAGCATTTAGGGAGTCATCGATTGAACTCCTTTTTGCGGTATGGTGTAGACAGGAAAATGCATTGAAAGTTCGCGATGAAATGCAAGAACGTGTCCGTAATGGTTTCTTAGAAAATCAAATTGAAATTCCTGTACCTAAAATGGGCTTAATTGATCGCCCTTTACCATTAGAGGATGACGAAGTTGATCAATATGCAAATCAAAAAGAACTGAAAAAAGCGGAGAAAGAGAAATAATCAACTCTCTTTCTCAGATTCCTCAAGTGCTGGTGGTAACGGTGCAAGATAAGCAATCACAAGCATGATTGCACCTGAACCAATAAATGAAATGACACGAGTCAATGTACCACTTTGCGATAGATCAAGCAGCAATAATTTAGCGACGACAATTGCCAATAATGCAGCTCCAACAAACCAGATTTGTCGAATATGACGGCGACTTGAAAATGTCATCAGAACAAAAGCCAAAATCACCCACAACAAAGTCAAACTCAACTGCACATCGCCATCCGACCAAATCTCGATACCCCATAGTGGCGTCCCAAGATAATGATGCATCGCACGTACAACAATACTACTCAAAACCAATAAGCCAACTAAAATAGTGGTGACTTTAAAGCCCCATTCTATTGAATGCTCATCACTCAACTTATAATGGTAGATTGTCCAAATCAGTCCGATGAAGATCAATAAGGAGAAAATATCAGTAAGATTTAATAAAGGTAAGAAATAATATTGTTCAGCAGAATGTATATCTAAACTAATCAGAATTAACCAAACTAGACTTAAACTAAGCACGGGTATTTGTTGTAGAAGTTGGGTATTTTTAGTGGTTATTAAAAATATTCCATACAACACTGGAATGAGGGCTAATCCAATCAATGGCATAATTGGGAAAACCGCCAAACCAATACTCGCCAAACTTAACCACAATAAGCTTGACCATATAATAAGTTTTTCCTTTGAAATAGTACTCTTCAAAGTGATTAACATTAGAGCCAATACAACCGAAGCAACCGCAAAGCTGACTTGATTTAACTTACTCGACCAATGCAACACGGAATACACATTCTCTGCAAAACTTTCACCATAAAGCAGAAATAATAAACTCCCCAATAAGATCAGCTGTACATTGTCCCACTGTAATCTTGATGTGAAGTGAACGACTAGACTGAAAGAAGCCAATAATAAAACTGCTATTGCTAAATATGGGCTCAGTCCATATTGTTGCCACTGTATCAATTCAACGCCTGCAATCGCTCCTGCATACATCCCCAATGCTAAAAAAATTCCACTGAGCATTCGAGCACTAAAATATTTTTCAACTTGTTGATAATTTAATAAATAGTAAGCTGAAATAAACTGAGCGATTGCATAGATGACTGTACTGAGTATCGGAAAGTGGTCATTTGACCAAACTTGAAAAATGAGTGCCACTGAACTTAACAGCACCAATACAACACCCACATAACGACTTAAACGATAACGTTCAGTTACTCCCCAGACAATTAATGCTGTACCTTGAATCACCCAACCCGTTGAAGTCCAATGTGCCCCTTTAGCCAATGGGAAAATTAATGCCGTAAAAACCACTGCAAGAATAAAGAAACTTTTTGCCAAGATAGATAATTGCGGATGTTGACGTTTAATCCATAGATTTAATGCGATGTACACAATGGCTAATGCAACAGCTCCCCAAGTTAATGCTTGAGTCGAGTTATGCATTAAATATGCATGCAAGGAAAAACCAAGTACGGGAACACTAAAAATAAGCCCAACATCTAAGATAGGCTGTAAACGTTGATGACTTTGAGGAACTGTCTGATCAATGCTTGTATCTTGAGTTTGTGTCCGTAACATTAGTTGGCTATAGCGAATGCTTAACCAAATGAATAAAGCAATATGCAGCCATAAAATCATATCCAAGGTGTCAAACTGATATGTTTTTGCATAGATCCCAATCGTTGCGCCACCGATAAACATGGTGGCAAAAAATGCGATTTGATGCAAAATTTTCCACGGCTGAATAAAATTAACCGCAGCAACAGCTAAATTAATTAAAAAGTAATAGCCAAATAAGAAAATCACATCAGGATGATTTTGTGGAATCACCAGTGGTGCAAGATATGCCATGCTCAAAGCTAACATCGCTAAATACAAGGCTTGCTGTTTTAAACTGAGATAGACCGTCGCTAATAATAGAATTACAAATAAAATACTCGCTGTACTTAAGCTAGCAATCACGGCGAAGTGATGCGAGAAAATCAAGGTCAAAAAAACGACTGCCAAACCCACGCCTTGTAAAGCTACAGCAAATAATTGGTTTTTCTTTTGTAGTAAATAACCTGCAATGGTCGTAATAACACCAGCAACAGCAATAAAACTCAGTTTCACACCCAAGCTTAATTGCCAATGCTCGCTAGCAAAGCGTAACAGTAACACCACGCCAACCATTAATATTGCAACTGCAACGCGTAAAATTGGATTGCCATGCATCATCCAATCAAGTGCAGGTTGCCACCATGATACTGTTTGAGTTGTTGCTTGATGCTCAAAATCAACAGGTGACTGACTATTTTGATTTGGTATCGCCTGATAATCAGCTTTCATCCACGCAGGATGTTGTTCAAAAACTGGTGTCTGAGTTTCTGTCTTCTTGGCTTCATCAAGATACTGCTCAATATTTTGGGCGTTGATCCTTTGCTGAGCTAAAGCCTTTATGTCAGGCTCTACATTTGCATATTGTTCCAAATGAATCAGTCGAGTTTGAAATGCGCTGATCGTTTGGATTAAACATAGCATTAATACCAATAATGCACCGCCAGCTAACCACATCCACGTATTGGCGTAAGCAAAAAGTGCCACGAGTGCCGCAGCATAAATGATAATTTTTTGCCCATTTATATTCGCTGATTGTGCAAAAAAACTTGGCGCGACCTGCTCTAGCTGGCGTAAGCGCTGATGAATTTCTGAAATAACGTGCACAATAACAACAGTTAATCCAATTGTTGCAGC
Proteins encoded in this window:
- a CDS encoding mechanosensitive ion channel family protein is translated as MPDSNIPKDVASSLTSIFTNINFERLSEIVVAIILAFIGFVIARLVSNAFIRTIGNRFNAHQRLLWRRGIFYFIFLLFIMTSLREAGFKLSVFLGAAGILTVALGFASQTSATNLISGLFLIGEGSFEVGDTIQITLIRGQTIEGQVISIDLLSVKLLTLDNVYIRLPNEQLIRTPVMNLSKYPIRRIPITLAINFHEDIIKVRQVLLDVAAKYPLVMDDPKATVTVTAFRESSIELLFAVWCRQENALKVRDEMQERVRNGFLENQIEIPVPKMGLIDRPLPLEDDEVDQYANQKELKKAEKEK
- a CDS encoding DUF2339 domain-containing protein: MYKKNKQGIIIVLVALTVLLACAIAFQWHGAIVAATIGLTVVIVHVISEIHQRLRQLEQVAPSFFAQSANINGQKIIIYAAALVALFAYANTWMWLAGGALLVLMLCLIQTISAFQTRLIHLEQYANVEPDIKALAQQRINAQNIEQYLDEAKKTETQTPVFEQHPAWMKADYQAIPNQNSQSPVDFEHQATTQTVSWWQPALDWMMHGNPILRVAVAILMVGVVLLLRFASEHWQLSLGVKLSFIAVAGVITTIAGYLLQKKNQLFAVALQGVGLAVVFLTLIFSHHFAVIASLSTASILFVILLLATVYLSLKQQALYLAMLALSMAYLAPLVIPQNHPDVIFLFGYYFLINLAVAAVNFIQPWKILHQIAFFATMFIGGATIGIYAKTYQFDTLDMILWLHIALFIWLSIRYSQLMLRTQTQDTSIDQTVPQSHQRLQPILDVGLIFSVPVLGFSLHAYLMHNSTQALTWGAVALAIVYIALNLWIKRQHPQLSILAKSFFILAVVFTALIFPLAKGAHWTSTGWVIQGTALIVWGVTERYRLSRYVGVVLVLLSSVALIFQVWSNDHFPILSTVIYAIAQFISAYYLLNYQQVEKYFSARMLSGIFLALGMYAGAIAGVELIQWQQYGLSPYLAIAVLLLASFSLVVHFTSRLQWDNVQLILLGSLLFLLYGESFAENVYSVLHWSSKLNQVSFAVASVVLALMLITLKSTISKEKLIIWSSLLWLSLASIGLAVFPIMPLIGLALIPVLYGIFLITTKNTQLLQQIPVLSLSLVWLILISLDIHSAEQYYFLPLLNLTDIFSLLIFIGLIWTIYHYKLSDEHSIEWGFKVTTILVGLLVLSSIVVRAMHHYLGTPLWGIEIWSDGDVQLSLTLLWVILAFVLMTFSSRRHIRQIWFVGAALLAIVVAKLLLLDLSQSGTLTRVISFIGSGAIMLVIAYLAPLPPALEESEKES
- a CDS encoding organic hydroperoxide resistance protein, producing the protein MSLEQVVYRAKAKATGGRDGRATSSDGVLDVKLGVPKEMGGAGGEVTNPEQLFAAGYSACFLGAMKFVANRDKFKITKDAYVEGEVGIGPIPNGFGIEVTLNVYLIGMEQAEAEQLVAAAHIVCPYSNATRGNIDVNFNIVTTE
- the gspE gene encoding type II secretion system ATPase GspE; the protein is MQILKQIQIPYSFAKRHGVLLRYEGDQIFIVRRKDTARIALQEARRILGKSAHDQLCTDQEFHALLSSSYAGDTGESQQVAAGLEDHPDLLSLADQVPEAEDLMDQEDDAPIVRLINALLSEAIRVSASDIHIEAFEKKLSVRLRVDGQLREIVQPRRELAPLLVSRIKVMAKLDIAEKRVPQDGRISLRLAGREVDVRVSTLPSSHGERVVMRLLDKQAGRLNMTHLGLMKNDYERLTQLVHRPHGIILVTGPTGSGKTTTLYAALSDLNDNTRNILTAEDPIEYQLEGIGQTQVNTKVDMTFARALKAMLRQDPDVVMVGEIRDLETAEIAVQASLTGHLVLSTLHTNTAIGAVTRLKDMGIEPFLLASSLIGVIAQRLVRTLCPHCVTWRKADDFERQVFQHLKVDEYMQLPEPHGCEKCSHVGFSGRTAIYEIVPVDESMRRLIHGNAAEFELENHARRHAASIRDDGLLKVLAGKTTLEEVLRVTNEAAEV